Below is a window of Populus trichocarpa isolate Nisqually-1 chromosome 3, P.trichocarpa_v4.1, whole genome shotgun sequence DNA.
TCCATGGGGCTAGGCAATCCTACTGGTGCGCTTCTTGTCTCAGGTTTGCTTGCTGGTTATGCATATGATGCTGAAGCTGCTAAGCAAGATAGCTCTGCTTGTGTTGGTCATGATTGCTTCGAGGTGACATTCCTGGTTCTAGCTGGTGTCTGTGGGTTGGGGACAATCTTGAGCATAATTTTGACAGTTAGAATTCGGCCAGTTTACCAACTACTTTATTCAGGGGGTTCTTTCCGTCTGCCTCAAACACCCGGCCATTGACCAGTGGAGATTACTATTATCGTCTAATGAAGTTGAGAGCTCCTTTTTTGCAGAGGCATGCTTCATTGTCGTAGTACTCTAGACAGTGGCCTACAGCGTCTGTATTTTGCTAGATGCTGCAATTACTAAGGTGCTATATTTTGTTTGTCATCGGCATCTTTGTTGTAGTCATACTGTTGGAGGAAGGCACATCCAAGTTGTATCACCTTTTGAGGAAGGTTATTGCAATGCTATGTCAACACAAATCAGGATTGTGTAGGGGAAATCATCTTGGAAttgtttcaaccttttttttcctatacATCATTGTATTACATCATTGTGCAGGTGCctattatttatgtttcttaaaaaaaatttcttgaggTAGAAAGAGCAGTATCTGCGTTCAAGATCAGCTCCCTCTTCCTTGCTTTGCAGTTCTAATCTGCACGCACTTTGCCTTGTCTCTATACACCTCTTTATTTCCAGCTTCTTTGATCTGTTGCCACTTCCACGAGGAAGTGATTAACGTAGCCAACTGAGTGTAAACATGAATTTACCACAGGAAATCTAATGATATAGAAGAGTAAAATCGATCCACAAGAGTGAATCTTATCATATTCTTTACCAAAAGACAATATGGCTGGACTTGTTCCTGCACAGAATCTTCTTCACTACATGTCCTAAAACAATCAATCCAGTAACAGGCACTAAAGCTGCTAATGCTTTCCTATGCCTGCAAGCACGCAAGCAAGGGCGGCCATCTCATACTAAAACATGACCCTGGTGCCAAATTGTGTCCCCGTCTCACCCACCCACCAGTAATGAAAACAAGATCAAAATGTTACTACCAAACTAGACTCGAGACTCTATGGTGGAAGAGCACAAAAAAAGCCATCTCTCACCGCTTAAACTGAAatcaaaaagggaaaaacaaaagaaaacaaaaacaattcatgttGGTTTCAAGTTCTGGAACATGGTATCCCACCTGAACTCTTCAACACCAGTTGTCCAATACCCTTCGTCATCGTTCTCTAACTTCTCCTCTTTGTTGAGATCACAAATCACAGGACTTGAAAAACTATCAAGGGCTGGCGCAGCAGAAATCATAGGAGTGTTCGAAAAACTACCATTTGTAAGCAACAACCTGCTTTGTTTAGCCGTCATCAACTTCTTGTTCCTCTTCAACATGGCTCCTCTCCATCTGGTACCGTAACCAGGCTTTGGAACAAGAACAAGAGCCGACTCCTCGCGGTGAACCCATGTCCTTACGTACTTAGCTAGAGACCTCTTTGTTCTCTTGATTGCAACAAGAACCCTTGCCATGGCACGTGAGCTCGATCCCTTCTCCTTTCTTGCAAGCTTGAGGATCTCGAGCCTGTGTTTGGCTATTGACACCCCCATgctttgaagaaattcatggtTAAAGTAAGctatgtcttcttcttcaagcTCATTGTGAGCGAAGGCAAGGCCGTATTCATACACAAGAGAAGGCTCGAGGCCAGTTTTTGATAGCCACGAGAACCAATCCATAGCTTTTGTGTGCTTCAATGTTTTCgagaagtgtgtgtgtgtataatgtAGTGGAGAGGCAATTGTAAAACAAGAAGGAAAGGTGGAGTTGCTAGTAGACTTGGACTTTTCTTCAGGAgcttagcttttttatttttttattttataaattgttatgGTGGTTGAATCTCGAGAGTGACTTAAAGAGAGAGATATTAAAGGGAGGTGGGGAGGGTTTCCATGGCTGTGTTCCCTCCAAATATGCGGCCAAATTGCCATCAAGCTCGCTAGGAGTGAAACCTAAGGATTCCATGTGGAGATGGTAATGCCATCAATCACGGCATGGGAAAAGGCTAATGTGTAGGGACACAACAGCACTTGTCTTTGAGTGTGTGAAGTGTGGTTAAGGCCTAAGGGAGGAAAGTGGCAAGTGGGAGTGCATCTTCAAACACGGCAACTACTtgggaaaaagaaagatggGACTTCGATAGAATAAGAGCAATCAAATCCTCTTCATTGCTGCCAAGGGATTTGAACCAATCTCAATGATGGGAATTTCTGTAAGCAATCAACCAAATTCATCACCAATTTTAGTTAAACATCTAATCATGTAGAACTTGTTTCTTTTGAGTAATATACATTTGTTGGATATTGTTGAATggtagatttatatttttaactataagaTGCATAGTAAAATAACCTATTtgtctttataaaaatatcGTGATTGCCAAAAAAATAGGGGTTTTTGGTCTTATCATTTTATCTGCAAAGTAAAATATCTCTTTACCAttggggttttgttttttatgccttgGATTTGAGgtcattttttgtaatttcccTATTAGATTATCCGTGAGGGGtagttttgtcttttaattaattaaaagtgtTTCAACAAAATCTCGTCGATGTGTATTGTGCATGCATCGGTCGTTCCGTCATCTTTGAACAACCCGTGCGACTAATTCTAGTAATAAAAAACACCATTCTAGGGTGTCTTTAGATTCATTTCGATGTCTCCTCCATGTCATAGTGGCGCGTGTACAAAATAGAACTCTGGTTTGACTCCGacgactattttttttctttatttcctctCTCCCCCTCAATTTTTAGGCCCTACCCTGCAATATTTCAAATCAGTCCCACaacttcttcatttttatttagtccctaatcttttgattaatatttgaaataacttatgaaacttgaaatttatttcaatttcatccatatttgaattttttatttgtcagatttggtccttattcttttaattactatttatatcACCTgagataattttgataatttatttttttggtgatttcactctcaatcattttttttttcatatcaagttttatcctcattcatttaatggttttttttttttgctttcctaaattttttcagtttggtatATTTTTATACTCAATTCTatattttaacattgagttgatttgaATTTAAGCTTCTTCGTTGAGCCTGTGTTTGGAATTTCATGAGTtgcaatttgaaaaattaactcagCTTAAGAACATTCATtaaggatatttattttattggagattgggttttgtgtttttttaaatgctttctaagtcctttttttatttggttaggttactcgggtctttttattttttgttctttgttaaatatatttttttcaaaataaattttattcttgaattaaatagaattaattgattgaatataGAGGGATACTTATTTCATTGTGTTTTGTTCGGTTTGCTTTTCCAAGGCATTGCTCTAGTGAACCATATGACTCCTTTTAATGTTATCTTGCATCCTTTTGTAGTGGAGTTTGAACAATCTTGGCAAACTCTTTTGTCGTGGACGATGTCCACAGTAAAGTATTGGTGGATCTCcaacaatcttttctttcttatccTTACAAGTATGATATCGATGACTCATTGTTTTAGTTAATTGTtgccatatgtttttttatagttcaTTTGCTATCATTTCCtttgatttaaatcaaattattaaattaactgatcTTATTGGATATGATCAAGTTAATGACCCAAGTGTTGAGTTTTTACATTACCAGAAAATCTACGAATACAAACAAAATCACCGATGTAAATATTCTATAGGTATTTTGGGGTGATATTTACCGACCGAATTGATTCCATCGCCAACTCCGTCAGTATCTAccgataaaaatatttcatcggtaaataCTGAGGGAATCCTAGTTAGAGTaaaaggaatttaaaaaaaataaaaaagcacgaTGACGTGTAATTTTTTATGGAAGCTTTTATTGATAGAATTACAGTTGGATTCAAATAGGGAAAGTCATATAGTGACATGTCACTTATACCGTTAGAATTGCTGATGGATTGACAGGCGAACATATTATATCAGTAAATCCATCGATAATAGTTAATACATGAATTGGCCATCGACCCTCCCCTCCCTTATTTCTCCTTCATTTCCTATGCAACTAAACAACCCCCCCTCCAAATCTACAACTAACTGCCCCCCAATCACCCCAATCCTTCCTCGACTTTTCCAGTCACAGCAACAATTTTATtgcagattttttattttaagtaagtaaatatatcattatttttaattcgaaaacaattttgaaatgtcaatttttttattgcatatttttatagtatatgtattttttttaggtgtttacttgttttattgttttttctcaaacaaacttgttgtatggATACATGATTTTGTgcatgttatggtttgttttagattttataaaattatatttatttgtaaattattgaaacttatATCGAATTATCAACTTAAGTGTGTTGTGAAGAtataaataatggtttttttaacgggtccgttttataatttatcaattttattgtcgagttgtaatttctgtaaattaatgtgtataaatttatatgtacgtagataattgataatgaattaagagaagtATGAAAGTAGattgattattatttacttaatgtagttaattaatacatattgttgtcatcattatttgatatatataggtttgatagaagtcatggatgatcgttcatggatgtattgagattcaccccaaggattgtagatgatgaattattgtaacggggttcatgattttattaattacgcaacatctattccggaAAATATTAGTAGAGGCGATATTAGGTGTCCATGAAAggggtgtaaaaataaaaaaagtttatcgaTCCAGATactgtaacgatgcatcttctacacaaatgGTTCATAAAGGAATACATGTGTTGATATGCACACGAAGAACCATTTGTTCCTCACGAGACCATGGTAGAAATGATGGTTGAGTCAACTTCTAGTGTTATCAACATGCATAGAGTTGAAACTAATaacagtaatccttataggTTATGGATGTGATGACAATGAATCAAGGTCATGTCGGTCAATGttcaatcatagatgaagaacctaatgcagacacgatcaggttttttgatcttttaaaagattctaACGAACCATTATGAGATAGTTgcacaaatcataataaataattgGTTATTGCATAGATGTTTACCATCAAGTCGGATTATGGGTTGAATAAGGTCAGTTATGATAGAATTGTCGAATGTGCGAGAAGAATTTTACCTAAAGGGAacaagctgaaagagaacttctatgatGCTAAGTCTATAAAGAAACCCTTCGgtctaggataccagaaaatcgaCATGTGTCtaaacttctgcatgttgtactactTTGAAAATACTGACCTGACCGAGTGCAGGACATAT
It encodes the following:
- the LOC18096678 gene encoding uncharacterized protein LOC18096678, translated to MDWFSWLSKTGLEPSLVYEYGLAFAHNELEEEDIAYFNHEFLQSMGVSIAKHRLEILKLARKEKGSSSRAMARVLVAIKRTKRSLAKYVRTWVHREESALVLVPKPGYGTRWRGAMLKRNKKLMTAKQSRLLLTNGSFSNTPMISAAPALDSFSSPVICDLNKEEKLENDDEGYWTTGVEEFRWDTMFQNLKPT